In the genome of Nonlabens sp. MB-3u-79, one region contains:
- a CDS encoding hemagluttinin family protein, with translation MKKIIFLLMSLISIMSFSQTLNEIQGTGSGVNITTGDFNTHYGDSTGSFITSGSRTVLIGYSAGRSMTTQSELIAIGYLAGYSNTSGFDNTFMGYEAGRLNTTGGDNTFIGTESGEMNTTGYDNTFVGEESGANNTTGYENTFIGEDAGFSNTTGYKQTFIGNEVGISSNRGYRNTGVGSEAMSDVDDGHHNSAFGDSAGIDIGDGIYNTMVGAASGVATEYADYNTFIGAQAGWDNNRTNSTTNANHNTYLGYSAGYTNREGQYNVGIGSLADFDNNVRSNAIFIGYDINASNNDILGIGNRAFADGQYSVSLGHDHDVRGQNSVMLGYLGNMSALADYSVGIGDRVDIEENDVVGIGRGVDVDNQQAIAIGSTSVAQNDGAIVIGYTASSTDPSSLDPTNNIAIGYAANVQGTNSVAIGNAATAVNNNTMVLGGATNPLSVGIGTDAPDALASLDLGDTDKGILFNRLTDAQITTLETSLTTAHKGLSLYDATNDVFQVWNGTEWKSAINTDDQELSLNGSNLGITNSMNTVDLSSINTDDQQLTLSGSDLNITNGTAAVDLSPLTSDLETRVTALENRTTASTTDTTPLMFNYQSVIRDTDGNPIKNDDVDLRIAVREDGVSGTVVYNEQHGLTSSEYGVLSLQAGGGTLIAGDMATINWGEHEYYLEVSIDRAQTGTYTILSTTQLLSVPYALHARTADFITGTSGTSGARSTVSKSQLEIQDLKNQVKQLQAQMQQLMDMKK, from the coding sequence ATGAAAAAAATAATATTTTTATTAATGTCATTAATCTCAATAATGTCATTTTCTCAAACTTTAAATGAAATACAAGGAACGGGATCTGGAGTAAATATTACGACTGGAGATTTCAATACTCATTATGGTGATAGTACGGGTTCTTTTATTACGTCTGGTTCACGTACAGTTTTAATAGGTTACAGTGCTGGTAGAAGTATGACTACTCAAAGCGAGCTTATAGCAATAGGTTATTTAGCAGGTTATTCTAACACCTCTGGATTTGACAACACTTTTATGGGATATGAAGCTGGTCGCTTAAACACTACTGGAGGTGATAACACTTTTATAGGTACAGAAAGTGGTGAGATGAATACAACTGGCTATGATAATACATTTGTAGGAGAAGAGTCTGGTGCAAATAATACAACAGGCTATGAAAACACTTTTATAGGGGAAGATGCTGGTTTTTCCAATACCACTGGATATAAGCAAACATTTATTGGTAATGAGGTTGGTATTTCTTCTAATAGAGGATATAGAAACACTGGGGTAGGAAGTGAGGCAATGAGTGATGTAGACGACGGACACCATAATTCAGCATTTGGAGATTCAGCTGGTATTGACATAGGTGATGGTATTTACAATACTATGGTAGGAGCCGCATCTGGTGTAGCAACAGAATATGCTGATTATAATACCTTTATAGGTGCGCAAGCAGGTTGGGATAACAACCGTACCAATAGTACTACAAATGCAAATCACAATACTTACTTAGGTTATTCTGCTGGTTATACAAACAGAGAAGGACAATATAATGTAGGGATAGGTTCACTTGCAGATTTTGACAATAACGTCAGATCTAATGCCATTTTTATAGGATATGATATCAATGCAAGTAATAACGACATTCTTGGAATTGGTAACAGAGCCTTTGCAGACGGACAATATTCTGTTTCTTTAGGACATGATCATGATGTTAGAGGGCAAAATTCTGTGATGTTGGGATATTTGGGTAACATGTCAGCATTAGCAGATTATTCTGTTGGTATTGGAGACAGAGTTGATATTGAAGAAAACGATGTTGTAGGTATTGGGCGTGGTGTTGATGTTGATAACCAACAAGCAATTGCCATTGGTTCTACTTCGGTAGCACAAAATGATGGTGCTATTGTGATTGGATATACCGCTTCTTCAACAGATCCAAGTTCTTTAGACCCTACAAATAACATCGCTATTGGTTATGCTGCTAACGTACAAGGAACAAACTCGGTAGCTATTGGTAATGCAGCAACTGCTGTAAACAACAATACAATGGTCCTTGGTGGCGCAACAAATCCTTTAAGTGTGGGTATAGGTACAGATGCGCCAGATGCGCTTGCTTCATTAGATCTAGGAGATACAGATAAAGGAATTCTTTTCAATAGATTAACTGATGCACAAATAACTACACTGGAGACTTCATTGACCACAGCTCATAAAGGTCTTTCCTTGTATGACGCAACTAATGATGTTTTTCAAGTATGGAACGGTACAGAATGGAAATCAGCTATTAATACAGATGATCAAGAACTTTCATTAAATGGAAGTAATCTAGGCATCACAAACAGCATGAATACAGTAGATCTGTCTTCCATAAATACAGATGATCAACAACTAACCCTAAGCGGCTCTGATTTGAATATTACAAATGGAACTGCTGCAGTAGATCTTTCACCTCTTACTTCAGATCTAGAAACAAGAGTCACAGCTTTAGAAAATAGAACGACAGCCTCTACAACAGATACGACACCATTGATGTTCAACTACCAGTCGGTAATTAGAGATACAGATGGTAACCCTATAAAAAATGACGATGTTGATTTGCGCATTGCGGTTAGAGAAGATGGAGTATCTGGGACAGTTGTATATAACGAGCAACATGGATTAACCAGTTCTGAATATGGTGTATTGAGCCTGCAAGCAGGTGGAGGTACACTTATAGCTGGCGATATGGCAACTATTAACTGGGGAGAACACGAGTATTATCTAGAAGTGTCTATCGATAGAGCACAAACAGGAACCTATACCATTTTAAGTACAACACAACTCCTTAGTGTTCCTTATGCTTTGCACGCAAGAACAGCAGACTTTATTACGGGAACATCAGGAACTTCTGGAGCAAGAAGTACGGTATCAAAATCTCAATTAGAAATACAGGATCTTAAAAATCAAGTAAAGCAACTACAGGCTCAAATGCAGCAATTGATGGACATGAAAAAATAA
- a CDS encoding T9SS type A sorting domain-containing protein translates to MRILIIICCLAFAKAGLSQTTLSHQVVGSLGGTTTSGNLVMEQSLGDLVIVSSNAGDDIASGFQQGRKYIDYIYESSSWRPKVPEANATFIDNFFIRSTGPVLGSDINIKNITIEGAYSLGLGGFHLFFKGDIASQNGIIENGTLHFVGDDTELNRLYSNGITVDSFVQEGPDEFVLEEEMKLKNLFTMKNGNLNAGDGNLLFLSTSSNTAEITPYEGGVMTGSARVQRFIPAKRAFRFLASSVNTSGTILGNWQENGASAGGFGTHITGSASGANGFDINATGNASMFDFDNTAQSWAAIPNTDVDGLNVGKAYRVMVRGDRNTDLTNNAATASPTVLQAKGTMDLGFHEDNTLSLVAGQFNFIANPYQATVHMNTVLQGSNNINENLYYIWDQTINARGAYVTVLLPSGNNIAGSVANEYLQPSQAAFVTTLNNTTAASPTAITFNQDDIVNGNQTLIFSTPNVDFSIVGKLQNNITGQPMQLMDAWGIFMDGQYANNIDSLDALSIGNLDETISIVSNNTLLNIEFRDVPGDMDIIPLNHTSYRHTSYNYLLQIEAIPAGIEVYLKDNFLNVSQRLNEGNNNYPFVLDASLIDSSGPDRFHLYFTATTLNEDTAEALSSFEFYPNPVNDVLNISWNNSNANKDEVLSYRLINTLGQIIRTGALDFTGSNTATITDLGNLASGSYYIELSYNGTANTIQIIKE, encoded by the coding sequence ATGAGAATTCTAATTATTATTTGTTGCCTCGCTTTCGCGAAAGCGGGCTTATCACAAACTACTTTATCACATCAAGTCGTAGGTTCACTAGGCGGTACCACAACCTCTGGAAATCTCGTGATGGAACAAAGCTTAGGAGACTTAGTTATTGTTTCTAGCAATGCTGGCGATGACATCGCTTCTGGTTTTCAACAAGGAAGAAAATATATTGATTATATATATGAATCCAGCAGTTGGAGGCCTAAAGTGCCTGAAGCTAATGCTACCTTTATTGACAATTTTTTTATAAGGTCAACGGGACCTGTGTTAGGGAGCGATATAAATATTAAAAACATAACCATAGAGGGAGCTTATTCTTTAGGCTTAGGAGGGTTTCATTTATTTTTTAAAGGTGATATAGCTAGTCAAAATGGAATTATTGAAAATGGTACGCTTCATTTTGTAGGAGATGATACTGAGTTGAACCGTCTTTATAGCAATGGAATTACTGTTGATAGTTTTGTTCAAGAGGGTCCCGACGAGTTTGTCCTAGAAGAAGAAATGAAATTGAAGAACCTCTTTACCATGAAAAACGGAAACTTAAATGCCGGCGATGGTAATTTATTGTTTTTGAGTACGAGCAGTAATACAGCAGAGATAACACCTTATGAAGGAGGTGTAATGACAGGAAGTGCTAGAGTGCAACGTTTTATTCCTGCAAAACGAGCCTTTAGGTTTCTTGCGAGTAGTGTAAATACAAGTGGTACTATATTGGGAAACTGGCAAGAAAATGGAGCTAGTGCTGGTGGTTTTGGAACTCATATTACAGGTTCTGCTTCTGGTGCCAATGGTTTTGATATCAATGCGACAGGTAATGCAAGCATGTTTGATTTTGATAATACCGCTCAATCATGGGCAGCTATTCCAAACACTGATGTTGATGGCCTTAACGTCGGTAAAGCTTATAGGGTAATGGTACGAGGTGATCGTAACACAGACCTTACGAATAACGCGGCTACTGCCTCTCCAACCGTATTACAAGCTAAAGGGACTATGGACTTAGGCTTCCATGAAGATAATACCCTATCACTAGTAGCGGGTCAATTCAACTTTATTGCAAATCCATATCAGGCAACTGTTCATATGAATACGGTTTTACAAGGCTCAAATAATATAAATGAAAACCTATATTACATTTGGGATCAGACTATTAACGCCCGTGGAGCTTATGTTACTGTTTTATTGCCTTCAGGGAATAATATCGCAGGCTCTGTTGCAAATGAGTATTTACAACCATCACAGGCTGCTTTTGTAACGACCCTTAATAATACCACTGCCGCATCACCAACAGCAATAACCTTCAATCAAGATGATATTGTTAACGGGAATCAAACTTTAATTTTCTCTACTCCTAATGTTGATTTTAGTATCGTAGGCAAGCTTCAAAACAATATAACTGGCCAGCCTATGCAACTTATGGATGCCTGGGGAATTTTTATGGATGGACAATACGCTAATAATATAGATTCGTTAGATGCTTTATCAATAGGTAACCTTGATGAAACCATTAGTATAGTGAGCAACAATACCCTACTGAATATAGAATTTAGGGATGTGCCAGGGGATATGGATATCATTCCATTGAATCATACGAGTTATAGACATACTTCTTATAACTATTTACTGCAAATAGAGGCTATTCCTGCAGGAATAGAAGTGTACCTAAAAGATAATTTCTTAAATGTAAGTCAAAGATTAAATGAAGGAAATAACAATTATCCATTTGTACTTGATGCCAGTCTTATAGATTCATCTGGACCAGATCGCTTTCATTTATATTTTACAGCAACCACTCTAAATGAAGACACCGCTGAGGCACTTTCTAGTTTTGAATTTTATCCCAATCCTGTGAATGATGTACTTAACATAAGCTGGAACAACTCCAATGCCAACAAGGATGAAGTTCTTTCCTATAGGTTGATCAATACACTGGGACAGATCATTAGGACTGGAGCGCTGGATTTTACAGGTAGTAATACTGCTACAATAACCGATCTAGGAAATCTAGCTAGTGGAAGTTATTACATAGAGTTGAGTTATAATGGAACGGCCAATACAATTCAAATTATAAAAGAGTAA
- a CDS encoding nicotinic acid mononucleotide adenyltransferase, which translates to MKKFLLICALAIGTFAMAQEAKPTFEKMEDGVIKATYFHENGTVAQTGTFLNNKRHGEWISYNADGKKTAKAEYKNNRKAGKWFFWTNDQLTEVDYSENAIVAVNTWISKEPVATNTP; encoded by the coding sequence ATGAAAAAATTTCTTTTAATATGCGCATTAGCAATAGGAACCTTTGCAATGGCACAAGAGGCAAAGCCTACTTTTGAAAAGATGGAAGATGGAGTGATTAAAGCAACGTATTTCCATGAAAATGGTACTGTAGCACAAACAGGTACATTTTTAAATAACAAAAGACACGGTGAGTGGATCAGCTATAATGCTGATGGTAAAAAAACTGCTAAAGCAGAGTATAAAAACAATAGAAAAGCAGGTAAATGGTTTTTCTGGACTAACGACCAACTCACTGAAGTAGATTATAGTGAAAATGCTATTGTAGCCGTTAACACTTGGATCAGTAAAGAACCAGTGGCAACAAACACACCGTAG
- the aspS gene encoding aspartate--tRNA ligase, which yields MYRSHDCGSLRANDINKEVTLAGWVQKSRDKGFIVWVDLRDRYGITQLLFDEERTEKTLIEKAQKLGREFVIQVKGTVIERESKNKNMPTGEIEILVKELEILSVSKTPPFTIEDKTDGGEELRMKYRYLDIRRNPVRENLIFRSKVAMEVRNFLAGRDFIEVETPVLIKSTPEGARDFVVPSRMNEGQFYALPQSPQTFKQLLMVGGMDKYFQIVKCFRDEDLRADRQPEFTQIDCEMSFVEQEDVLNVFEEMTRHLLKKVKNIDLAEFPRMTYNEAMEKYGNDKPDIRFGMEFADISAFAKAGEFKIFNEAELVVAIAVPGGESMTRKEIDKLIDWVRRPQVGATGMVYAKCNLDGTYKSSVDKFYSQEDLAKWAEATGAEPGDLICVMSGPAHKTRAQLSALRMEMAERLGLRNANEFAPLWVVDFPLLEWDEDSARYHAMHHPFTSPKPEDIEKLKTDPGNVRANAYDLVMNGNEIGGGSVRIFDKELQALMFDHLGFTPEEARAQFGFLMDAFEYGAPPHAGLAFGFDRLVAILGGQETIRDFIAFPKNNSGRDVMIDAPSAIDQEQLKELNLKVTV from the coding sequence ATGTATAGATCACACGATTGTGGTAGCCTACGTGCTAACGATATAAATAAAGAAGTAACACTTGCCGGTTGGGTTCAAAAAAGCCGCGATAAAGGTTTTATCGTTTGGGTAGACCTGAGAGACCGTTACGGAATTACTCAGCTATTATTTGACGAAGAACGCACAGAAAAGACACTTATTGAAAAAGCTCAAAAGCTAGGTCGCGAATTTGTGATTCAAGTGAAAGGGACCGTCATTGAGCGCGAGTCTAAAAACAAAAATATGCCTACGGGTGAGATCGAGATTCTTGTAAAAGAGCTTGAAATCCTCAGTGTTTCTAAAACGCCTCCTTTTACCATTGAAGATAAAACAGATGGTGGAGAAGAGCTGCGTATGAAATACCGTTACCTAGACATACGTCGCAATCCAGTACGTGAGAACTTGATCTTCCGTTCTAAAGTGGCTATGGAAGTGCGTAACTTCCTCGCAGGAAGAGATTTTATTGAGGTAGAAACTCCTGTCTTGATCAAATCTACTCCCGAAGGTGCTCGTGATTTTGTGGTGCCGTCTCGCATGAATGAAGGCCAGTTTTATGCCTTACCACAGTCTCCACAGACTTTTAAGCAATTGCTCATGGTAGGTGGTATGGATAAATACTTTCAGATTGTGAAGTGTTTCCGTGATGAAGACTTGCGTGCAGACCGTCAGCCGGAGTTTACACAAATAGACTGCGAGATGTCCTTTGTTGAGCAAGAAGATGTGTTGAATGTTTTTGAAGAGATGACACGTCACTTATTAAAGAAAGTGAAGAACATAGATCTTGCTGAGTTTCCGAGAATGACCTACAACGAGGCGATGGAAAAATACGGTAATGACAAACCAGACATTCGTTTTGGGATGGAATTTGCTGATATTTCCGCTTTCGCGAAAGCGGGAGAATTCAAAATCTTTAACGAGGCAGAGCTAGTCGTTGCCATAGCAGTACCTGGCGGAGAGAGCATGACGCGTAAAGAAATAGATAAATTAATAGACTGGGTACGCCGTCCACAAGTAGGGGCGACTGGAATGGTATACGCAAAATGTAACCTAGACGGAACTTATAAATCCAGTGTAGATAAATTTTACTCTCAAGAAGACCTGGCCAAATGGGCCGAAGCTACTGGCGCAGAACCAGGAGACTTGATCTGTGTGATGTCTGGACCAGCCCATAAAACGCGTGCACAATTAAGTGCGTTGCGTATGGAAATGGCAGAGCGATTGGGATTGCGTAATGCCAATGAGTTTGCGCCATTATGGGTAGTAGATTTTCCTCTTTTAGAGTGGGATGAAGACTCAGCGCGTTACCACGCGATGCACCATCCATTTACTTCTCCTAAACCAGAAGATATTGAAAAGTTAAAAACTGATCCGGGAAATGTACGTGCTAACGCTTATGACCTGGTGATGAACGGAAACGAAATAGGCGGTGGATCGGTAAGAATATTTGATAAAGAACTTCAAGCATTAATGTTTGATCATCTAGGATTTACTCCAGAAGAAGCAAGAGCACAATTCGGTTTTCTGATGGATGCTTTTGAATATGGAGCTCCTCCACATGCAGGATTAGCATTCGGTTTTGATCGACTGGTAGCTATTTTAGGCGGTCAAGAAACCATTAGAGATTTTATTGCTTTTCCTAAAAACAACAGCGGTCGCGATGTCATGATTGATGCGCCAAGTGCCATTGATCAAGAGCAGTTAAAGGAATTGAATCTGAAGGTTACGGTTTAG
- a CDS encoding type II toxin-antitoxin system RelE/ParE family toxin, giving the protein MTYQIKFDEEALDDFKKALSHYNLNSISLSDQFHKEFWNNIDYLKLSPLHFQLKYKEVRISHLKKFPYAIHYIMDANVLFVFRILHHKQFYM; this is encoded by the coding sequence ATGACTTATCAAATTAAATTTGATGAAGAGGCTTTAGATGATTTTAAAAAAGCACTAAGTCATTATAATTTGAATTCCATTTCGTTGTCTGATCAGTTTCATAAAGAATTTTGGAACAACATTGATTACTTAAAATTGAGCCCTCTTCATTTCCAATTGAAGTATAAAGAAGTGAGAATTTCACACTTAAAAAAGTTTCCTTACGCTATTCATTATATAATGGATGCTAATGTTTTGTTTGTATTTAGAATTTTACACCATAAACAGTTTTATATGTGA
- the hemH gene encoding ferrochelatase, whose protein sequence is MKKGVLMVNLGSPDSPNPKDVKKYLDEFLMDERVIDLPYILRAILVKGIVLNTRPKKSAEAYSKIWWDEGSPLIVLSERLQEKIDAFTSVPIALAMRYGAMSIEEGMQELHDKGVDEILLIPLYPQYAMATTETIQVLAEELRQEKFPHISFTHMPPFYNHPDYIRVLSESIKESLEGKDYEHLLFSYHGIPKRHIRKSDITKSHCKMDGKCCSTPSPAHEFCYSHQCKEVTRLVGEYLGMEEGTFSTSFQSRLGFDPWLTPYTDRTIEKMGLGGTKKMAVATPAFVSDCLETLEEIAMEGEEIFHEVGGKDFHVIPCLNDREDWVKVLSRWIDEWAMSEVTA, encoded by the coding sequence ATGAAAAAAGGCGTATTAATGGTCAATCTGGGATCTCCAGATAGTCCTAATCCAAAAGATGTAAAAAAGTATTTAGACGAGTTTTTAATGGATGAGCGTGTGATCGATCTTCCTTATATATTAAGAGCCATTCTTGTAAAAGGTATTGTATTAAATACAAGACCTAAAAAAAGTGCTGAAGCTTATAGTAAAATCTGGTGGGATGAAGGCAGTCCGTTAATTGTACTATCAGAAAGACTACAAGAGAAAATAGATGCTTTTACAAGCGTACCTATAGCACTCGCTATGCGTTATGGAGCCATGTCGATTGAGGAAGGAATGCAAGAACTACACGATAAAGGGGTGGACGAGATTTTATTGATCCCATTGTATCCACAATATGCCATGGCAACTACAGAAACCATACAAGTGCTTGCCGAAGAATTGCGACAAGAAAAGTTTCCACATATTTCTTTTACGCACATGCCTCCGTTTTACAATCATCCAGATTACATACGGGTCCTCTCAGAATCGATTAAGGAATCTTTAGAAGGTAAAGACTACGAGCATTTGCTTTTCTCATATCACGGTATTCCTAAAAGGCATATCAGAAAAAGCGATATTACTAAGTCACATTGCAAAATGGACGGCAAATGTTGCTCTACACCATCACCTGCACATGAATTTTGTTACAGCCATCAATGTAAGGAAGTGACCCGATTAGTGGGAGAATACTTGGGAATGGAAGAAGGGACCTTCTCTACGAGTTTTCAGTCCCGTTTAGGTTTTGATCCGTGGTTAACACCTTATACCGATCGTACTATTGAAAAAATGGGCTTAGGCGGCACTAAGAAAATGGCTGTTGCTACACCAGCTTTTGTAAGTGACTGTTTAGAGACATTAGAAGAAATCGCTATGGAAGGGGAAGAGATTTTTCACGAAGTAGGTGGGAAAGACTTTCATGTGATTCCCTGTTTGAACGACCGTGAGGATTGGGTAAAAGTTCTTTCTCGATGGATCGATGAATGGGCGATGAGTGAGGTCACCGCCTAA
- a CDS encoding MATE family efflux transporter encodes MSIKPASKSQLLGTETITRLLIKQAVPASIGILVMSLNILVDSIFVGNWINSDALAAIGVVLPISFFVAALGMAIGIGGSSIISRALGADDTEKAKRTFGNMLSLTVVITVLMTVFGLVFVDSLVPAFGGRGSLFEPAKIYYQIVFYGIPVLGLCMMGNNVIRAEGAPKHAMIAMLIPSVGNLLLDYILINHLDMGMAGAAWATTISYVLCFSYVLWFFVSGKSELLCTLQHLLPDWEILKEIGGLGFVTLSRQATSSLIYLIMNNILFELSGADGVAVFRIIGSMMMFALFPVMGVTQGFLPIAGYNYGAELWGRVREVIYTSIKISCGLGVLIFLGLFFFTREIVSVFTDNPDVIEQASFAMKLVFLSVPIISIQLIGSAYYQAIGKAIPALLLTLLRMAIILIPLLLILPNFYGEFGVWISFPIADVLSTLITAYFLWKAMGKLKPVSTAD; translated from the coding sequence ATGTCTATAAAACCAGCTAGTAAATCCCAACTTTTAGGGACAGAAACGATTACAAGGTTACTTATAAAGCAGGCAGTTCCTGCTTCTATAGGTATTCTGGTTATGTCGCTCAATATTCTGGTGGACAGTATTTTTGTGGGCAACTGGATCAATTCAGATGCGCTGGCAGCCATAGGTGTTGTTTTACCTATTTCCTTTTTTGTTGCTGCTTTAGGAATGGCGATAGGAATAGGCGGCTCCAGTATTATTTCTCGAGCACTAGGAGCAGATGATACAGAAAAAGCCAAGCGGACTTTTGGAAACATGCTTTCTCTTACGGTAGTCATCACCGTATTGATGACTGTTTTTGGTCTTGTTTTTGTCGACTCTTTGGTACCCGCATTTGGCGGTAGAGGTTCCCTCTTTGAACCGGCCAAAATTTATTATCAGATCGTCTTTTACGGTATTCCTGTTCTTGGTTTGTGTATGATGGGAAATAATGTGATCAGAGCTGAAGGCGCTCCTAAACACGCTATGATAGCCATGTTAATCCCATCTGTTGGGAATTTGCTGTTGGATTATATTTTGATCAACCACTTGGATATGGGTATGGCTGGTGCCGCATGGGCAACGACTATTAGTTATGTTCTATGTTTTAGCTACGTACTTTGGTTTTTTGTGTCTGGAAAAAGCGAGTTGCTCTGTACTCTCCAACACTTATTGCCAGACTGGGAGATTCTTAAAGAAATAGGAGGTCTCGGTTTTGTAACCCTATCAAGACAGGCTACTTCTAGTTTGATCTACTTAATAATGAACAACATCTTATTTGAATTAAGCGGGGCAGACGGCGTTGCCGTATTCCGTATTATAGGAAGTATGATGATGTTTGCTTTATTTCCAGTAATGGGAGTTACTCAAGGCTTCTTACCTATAGCGGGATATAATTATGGGGCAGAACTCTGGGGCCGTGTGCGAGAGGTCATTTATACATCTATCAAAATTTCTTGCGGATTAGGAGTATTGATTTTCTTAGGCCTTTTCTTTTTTACTCGTGAGATTGTAAGTGTCTTTACCGATAATCCAGATGTTATCGAGCAAGCTTCCTTTGCTATGAAATTAGTGTTTCTTTCGGTACCTATTATTTCTATTCAATTGATTGGTTCTGCTTATTACCAAGCCATAGGTAAAGCGATTCCTGCTTTATTGCTCACACTGCTCCGGATGGCTATTATTTTGATACCCCTATTACTGATTCTTCCTAATTTTTATGGAGAATTTGGAGTCTGGATCAGCTTCCCTATTGCAGACGTGCTTTCTACGCTTATTACGGCTTATTTTTTATGGAAAGCAATGGGTAAATTAAAACCTGTTTCTACTGCAGATTAG
- a CDS encoding acyl-CoA thioesterase, with amino-acid sequence MYKKEFDVRWSDLDANRHMANSAYQNFMSHTRMAFLIDNDFGQREMVQYETGPVIFNENIFYFKEIHQGKPITVTCEVTGMSENGSMFSFRHNFYDYKGRNVARGLMTGAWMNLKERKITALHSELYEKIKNFPKSEDFKVLEKADMRAHGEFPLDNL; translated from the coding sequence ATGTACAAAAAAGAATTTGATGTAAGATGGAGCGATCTAGACGCTAATAGGCATATGGCAAATAGTGCGTATCAAAACTTTATGAGTCACACGCGTATGGCTTTCTTAATAGATAATGATTTTGGACAACGAGAAATGGTTCAATATGAAACTGGTCCAGTTATTTTTAATGAAAACATCTTCTATTTTAAAGAAATTCATCAAGGGAAACCAATTACGGTAACTTGTGAGGTGACTGGAATGAGTGAAAATGGGAGTATGTTTAGTTTTAGACATAATTTTTATGATTACAAAGGCCGTAACGTCGCTCGAGGTCTAATGACAGGCGCATGGATGAATTTAAAAGAACGTAAAATCACCGCACTGCATTCTGAGCTTTATGAAAAGATCAAAAACTTTCCAAAATCTGAAGATTTTAAGGTTTTAGAAAAAGCAGATATGCGAGCACATGGAGAATTTCCTTTAGATAATCTGTAG
- a CDS encoding DMT family transporter produces the protein MNARSIAIICGFFVALFYAYNFTAAKEVTPLYIGPFGLTWYRVIVTCAIFWIISLFAGPKEKIPFKELPLIALAAFCGVGFNMVTFMWGLSLTSPINASVLMVSTPIIVLVLSAIFLKERLFATRIVGILVGFSGAALLIFLSTGAGAEASNPTLGNLLIFLNAFSYSFYILLAKRLTAKYHVFTLMKWLYFFGVLFITPFGITQGLAFDFSMASTTTLLNIGYVILFATFGTYMLNIIAIRTLKPSVVAVFVYLQPLLATFIAVGLGKDIITWQKAVAGLLIFSGVFLTGLKKKKA, from the coding sequence ATGAATGCACGTAGCATAGCTATTATTTGCGGCTTTTTTGTAGCTTTATTTTACGCCTATAATTTTACTGCGGCAAAAGAAGTAACTCCATTATATATAGGCCCATTTGGATTAACCTGGTATAGAGTTATAGTGACTTGCGCCATTTTCTGGATCATATCTTTATTTGCTGGACCTAAGGAAAAGATACCTTTTAAGGAGTTACCGCTTATAGCACTCGCAGCATTTTGCGGTGTAGGTTTCAATATGGTAACTTTTATGTGGGGATTATCCCTTACTTCCCCTATAAATGCCTCTGTGTTGATGGTAAGCACACCTATTATCGTATTGGTATTAAGTGCAATATTTTTAAAAGAACGTCTTTTTGCTACTCGTATTGTAGGAATCCTCGTTGGCTTTTCTGGAGCGGCCTTGTTGATATTTTTATCTACCGGTGCTGGTGCTGAAGCATCAAACCCCACCTTAGGAAACCTATTGATATTTTTAAATGCTTTTTCCTATTCCTTTTACATTCTTCTAGCTAAAAGGCTAACAGCAAAATATCACGTATTTACTTTAATGAAATGGCTGTACTTTTTTGGTGTACTGTTCATCACACCATTTGGAATCACGCAAGGACTAGCCTTTGATTTTTCAATGGCGAGTACAACTACTTTACTCAATATAGGTTACGTCATTTTATTTGCGACTTTTGGAACTTACATGCTAAATATTATTGCCATAAGAACTTTAAAGCCTAGTGTTGTGGCTGTCTTTGTGTATTTACAACCGCTACTGGCTACCTTCATAGCAGTAGGTTTGGGAAAAGATATCATTACTTGGCAAAAAGCAGTCGCAGGACTTCTTATTTTCAGCGGAGTCTTTTTAACTGGGCTGAAGAAGAAAAAAGCTTAA